The window TGTAGGCGGCAGCGCGGTGCGGGTTGCCCATGACGCCGGTTTCGGTGAACTCGCCGTGTTCGAACGGCATGTCGAAGTAGCGGTAGCCCTGGAATTCGATGTCGGGCATGCCGTCCTTCTTCGTCCACGCGCGTCCCAGCCACTCCGGCGCATGCGCGCGCGACTTCTGTGCACGTTCCATTCGCACGAGCGCCGGGTTGTGGCACAGGCACTGCGACGTCTCCAGCTCGCCGGCGTGCCAGCCGGGCGTCTCCTCGACGCTCCCCTCGAGCACGTCTTGCAGCATGCCGAGGTAGCGCTCCGCGTAGGGCTTGTAGTAGACGATCAACGCTCCCGTCTCGTTGCGGAGCTTGCGCAGCACCGGGTCGATCACCTTGATGTTCGATCCGTGGCCGTTGACGAAGACCAGCCGGCGAAACCCGTGGTGGATCAGCGAGCGGCCGATGTCGTAGATCAGGTTGAGGTAGGTTTCGACCCGCAGCGTGATCGTGCCGGTCCCCTCGCCGGGCCCTTTGAGGTGCTGCGGGCTGTAGCCCATCCAGAGGGTCGGCGTGTAGAGAATGCCGGCCCTGCGGCCCGCCCGGCGCGCGACCTCGTCCGAGGTGATGCTGTCGCAGAACAACGGAAGGTGCGCGCCGTGCTGTTCGAGCGAAGCCTTCGGAATGAGGATCGTGTCGCTGTGCCGGAGGTATTCCCTGACGTCGGTCGCACACAGATCGCCGAGGCACCAGGAAGGGAAGCCGAGGTCGAGCGTCTTGCGCCTTGGCGCATGCGCCTCGTCCTGATGACTCGGCTTCACGTGCGCCGCGGGCCCGCTCGCCTCGCTCCAGGGCTCGACGCCCTCGCGGGTTGCCGTCGCGGGTCGAACCAGGCCCGCTGCTTGCGCGGGTGGAGTTGCAGCGATCGTGCGGCGCTTCGCCATCGGTGATCTCCTTCAGGTTGCTTTCGAAAACAGGTCGCACGCCGTCTCATGGACGGCGTGCACGAAGACATCGTCGTTCACGTGTGCATCGACCTCGCGCAGTTCGACACGAGGATCGAGTCGCTCGATGAGCGTGCGGCGGAACCGTTCGTCGATGGCCGGCGCCCAGAAGGGGCCCGGGCGGCCATCGGGGCCCCGTTCGCAGTTCGGAATCGACAGCCCGCGCGTGGGCACCAGGATCGCGACCCGCCCGCGCGCCGCGCCGAGCTTCGAGGCGATCTGGCGCGCCGCCTCGAGCTGCTCGTCCTCGGTCGCGCGGACCAGCGTGAACTCGGGGTTGTGGTAGTAGGTCGGCCGGCCGTGCCACCGAGCCGGCAGCGTGTCGCGCGGCCCGCACACGAGGAAGTCGACGCAGGCCGGCACGACAAGCTGCGGAATGCCCCGACGGCCGGCCGCCTCGAGCCGGCCGGGACCGGCGTCGTGGAAGCCCCCCGCGATGTGACCGATGATTTCGCTCAGCGTGTAGTCGAGGACGCCGTCCAGGTCGCCCCGGTCCACGTGCTGCTCGAGTGCGGCTCCGCCGACGCCGTTCGCGTGGAAGATGACGAGGTCACCGCAACGCTCCTCGAGCGACTGGCGCATCCGCATCAGCGGCGACGTCGTGTTGCCCAGCATCGTGGCGCCGATCTGCCGGCGCCGCGGTTCGCGGTCGCGCTGCGCGAGTCCGAGCTCGTAGGCTGTCGCGGCCCCGGCCGTGCCGGCAGCGGCGGTGTCGAATACGCTGCGCGCGATGCGGTTGAGGCCGAGGATATCGACCACCGAGTGCATGACCGCGATGTCGGAGGTCCCGACGAACGGCCCGAACGTGCGTTGACCGGACGCGATCGGCGAAACGATGGTCTTGGGCATGCCGAGCGGGAGTTCCTGCATCACTGCCGCCGCGAGGACGGCGCCTTCGGCGCCGCCCAGCGCGAGGGCCCCGTGAATCCGGTTCTCGCCGCAGAGCCGCCGGGCGACGGCGCGGGCGCCCGTCCTCATCCCGTCGACGGCCTTTCCGCGGGTGCCGGCGATCCGCAACGCCTCGAGCGTCGTGCCTCCCTCGCGCGCGACTTCCTGTCGCGGGATGTCGCACGCGATGGCATCCGCTTCGCCGAGGATGCCGACGTCCATCACCAGTGCGTCGCACCCGTGCGCGCGCAGGCGGTCCGCGAGATAGGCCGACTCGCGCCCTTTCGTGTCCATCGTGCCGACCACGAGCACTGTCGCCATCGTCACCCGCCGAAGAGACGCCGGGGCAATGCGGTCGACAGCGCCGGGAACAACCAGACGGCGCCGATCGCAAGAACCTGCAGGGCGACGAACGGCACGATGCCACGGTAGATCTCGCCGGTCGACACCGAGGGAGGCGCCACGCTGCGCAGATAGAACAGCGAGAAGCCGAACGGAGGAGTGAGGAAGCTCGTCTGCAGGTTGAGCGCGACGAGCACCCCGAGCCACAGCGGATCGGCCCCCAGCGTGATCAGCGCGGGGCCCGCGATCGGGATCACGATGAAGATGATCTCGAACGGGTCGAGGAAGCAGCCCAGCACGAACACCAGCACCATCACGGCCGCGAGCGCCGCGTGCATGCCGCCGGGGAGTCCCGTCAGCGCGCGTTCCACGAAGACGTCGCCACCCAGCCCACGGAACACCAGGATGAAGAACGACGCGCCGAACAGCAGGACGAACGCCATCGACGACAGCTTGGCGGTGGTGCTCGCCACTTCCGCCAGCGTGTTCACGTCGAGTCGCGATCGCAGGCGGGCGAGGGCCATGGCGCCCACCGCGCCGACGGCCGCCGACTCGGTGGGCGTGGCGATGCCGCCGAGGATGGACCCGAGGACCACGACGACCAGCGCGAGCGCCGGAACCAGCGCGAGCGCGGCGCGCCGGAGCAGTCCTTCGTCGCCGGAGGCGGCCTCCGGCATCGGCGGCACCCGCTCGGGCTTCCAGATTCCGACGATGACGATCCAGAGCGTGTAGAACGCCGCCAGCATGAGCCCGGGCAGCAGCGCGCCGAAGAAGAGATCGCCCACGGAGACCGGGTCCGGCGCGAGGTTGCCCCGGGCGAGTTGCGCCTGGCTGTTGGCGACCTGGAGCATGTCGCCCATGAAGATCAGCACCGTCGACGGCGGAATGATCTGGGCGAGCGTCGCCGACGCGCAGATCGTGCCGGTGGCGAGGCGCGGGTCGTATCCGATCCGGAGCATCAGCGGCAGGCTGATGAGGCCCATCGTCACGACGGCGGCGCCGACGATGCCGGTCGATGCGGCGAAGACCGCGCCGACGGCAACCACCGAGATCGCCACGCCGCCGCGAACGCGACCGAACAGGCGCCCGGCGGTCTCGAGCAGGTCCTCCGCGATGCCCGAGCGCTCGAGGACCGTTCCCATGAAGATGAACAGCGGAACGGCGACCAGCACTTCGTTCTGCATGATGCTGAAGTAGCGCGCCGGCATCGTGGCGAGAAGACGGAGGTCGAACACGTCCAGCAGGGACCCGATGCCTGCGAAGATCGCCGCCACGGCGGCCAGCGTGAACGCGACGCCGAAGCCCAGGGTCATCGCCGCGAGCATGGCCATGAGCAGGGCGATGCTCAGCGCCTCGCCGAGCCCGATCATCGGTCATCCCCGGCGCGAAGCGCATTCCACGAGCGCATGGCGAGCGCGAGGCCCTGGACCAGCAGCAACGTGGACATGACGATGATCATGGCCTTGAGCAGATAGAGCGCGGGCATGCCGTCGGGCATGGCCGAGCGCTCGGCGGTCGCCCATGAGCTCGCGAGCCACGGCCAGGCGAGCCACGCGTTGAGCACCGCCCACGGGGCGACCATCAGCACGGCGCCCGCCAGGTCCACGCGGGCCTTGCCGCGTCTCGACAGGCGCGCGTAGAAGATGTCGACGCGAACATGCTTGTCGTGCTTGAGCGCATAGCCGGCGCAGCCCGTGAAGACGATGGCGTTCAGCCAGACGTAGAGTTCCTGCATCCAGATGAATCCGGTGTCGAACACGTAGCGCAGCACGACGACGGCGAAACAGACCAGCACGCAGGCGAGCGTGAGCCACGACAGCGCCCGGCCCGCCGATTCGCCGAAGCGCTCGAGCGCTTCGGCGAACCCGCGGGGGCCGACGCCGTCCCGGGCTGGCGCTGCGGCCATCAGAGGCGCCGCATCTGCCACACGGCGCCGGGCATGAGCAGGCCGCGGTGCAGGACCTTCTTCTGGAACGACGCGTAGGATTCCTGGATCTTCTTCGACATCGGGTCGTCGGCGACGGCCGCCGGGATGATCTCGATGGCGGCCTTCTGCATCGCGCGCAGGATGTCGTCCGGGAACGTCCTGAGCTGGACGCCGTTCTTGGAGGTCAACTGCTCGAGCGCATCGGGATCGTTCGCCAGCACCTCGGATTCCGAGTGCAGCAGTTCGGCATGCGCGGCGAGCGTGATCAGCGTCTGGTCGGCGGGAGAGAAGCTCTCCCACACCTTCTTGTTGAACATGAGCTCCAGCGTGTGCCCGGGCTCGTGGAATCCCGGGCTGTAGTAGTACTTCGCCACCTTGTAGAGTCCGTAGCCCATGTCGAACCAGGGTGTCGCGAGCTCCGCCGCATCGAGCGCGCCCGACTGGAGCGCCGGAAAGACTTCGCCCAGCGGCATCAGGACCGGCGTCGCGCCGAGCGCCTTCATGATCTCGCCGCCGAATCCGGGGTAGCGAACCTTCAGACCCTTCATGTCGGCGAGGCCCCGAACCTCTTTCCTGTACCAGCCGCCCATCTGGGCGCCGGTCTGGCTCAACGGCAGCGACTTGAGTCCGTACCCGGCGTTCAATTCGTCCCAGAGCTTCTGTCCGCCGCCCCAGTTGAGCCACGCGAAATGCTCCATCGGCAGCATGCCGAACGGCACCGTGGAGAAGAAGTTGTAGCCCTTCGACTTTCCGGTCCAGTAGTAACCCGTCGAGTTGGCGCAGTCGACGGCGCCCGACGCGACGGCGTCGAACATGCCGAGGACGGGCACGAGTTCGTTCGCACCGTAGATGCGGAACGTGATGCGGCCGTCGGTCGATTTGGACACGTTCTGGACGAAGCGTTCGATCGCGGTTCCGTTGCCGGGCGAGTGGCGTGGCCACCCGAGCACCATCTTGAGTTCGCGCTTGCCCTGCGCGATCGCCGGAGCCGCGCAGGCCATCGCGCCCAACG of the Burkholderiales bacterium genome contains:
- a CDS encoding TRAP transporter large permease subunit codes for the protein MIGLGEALSIALLMAMLAAMTLGFGVAFTLAAVAAIFAGIGSLLDVFDLRLLATMPARYFSIMQNEVLVAVPLFIFMGTVLERSGIAEDLLETAGRLFGRVRGGVAISVVAVGAVFAASTGIVGAAVVTMGLISLPLMLRIGYDPRLATGTICASATLAQIIPPSTVLIFMGDMLQVANSQAQLARGNLAPDPVSVGDLFFGALLPGLMLAAFYTLWIVIVGIWKPERVPPMPEAASGDEGLLRRAALALVPALALVVVVLGSILGGIATPTESAAVGAVGAMALARLRSRLDVNTLAEVASTTAKLSSMAFVLLFGASFFILVFRGLGGDVFVERALTGLPGGMHAALAAVMVLVFVLGCFLDPFEIIFIVIPIAGPALITLGADPLWLGVLVALNLQTSFLTPPFGFSLFYLRSVAPPSVSTGEIYRGIVPFVALQVLAIGAVWLFPALSTALPRRLFGG
- a CDS encoding TRAP transporter substrate-binding protein; protein product: MNYGRREWLKSGTALGAMACAAPAIAQGKRELKMVLGWPRHSPGNGTAIERFVQNVSKSTDGRITFRIYGANELVPVLGMFDAVASGAVDCANSTGYYWTGKSKGYNFFSTVPFGMLPMEHFAWLNWGGGQKLWDELNAGYGLKSLPLSQTGAQMGGWYRKEVRGLADMKGLKVRYPGFGGEIMKALGATPVLMPLGEVFPALQSGALDAAELATPWFDMGYGLYKVAKYYYSPGFHEPGHTLELMFNKKVWESFSPADQTLITLAAHAELLHSESEVLANDPDALEQLTSKNGVQLRTFPDDILRAMQKAAIEIIPAAVADDPMSKKIQESYASFQKKVLHRGLLMPGAVWQMRRL
- a CDS encoding TRAP transporter small permease subunit gives rise to the protein MAAAPARDGVGPRGFAEALERFGESAGRALSWLTLACVLVCFAVVVLRYVFDTGFIWMQELYVWLNAIVFTGCAGYALKHDKHVRVDIFYARLSRRGKARVDLAGAVLMVAPWAVLNAWLAWPWLASSWATAERSAMPDGMPALYLLKAMIIVMSTLLLVQGLALAMRSWNALRAGDDR
- a CDS encoding creatininase family protein, which codes for MAKRRTIAATPPAQAAGLVRPATATREGVEPWSEASGPAAHVKPSHQDEAHAPRRKTLDLGFPSWCLGDLCATDVREYLRHSDTILIPKASLEQHGAHLPLFCDSITSDEVARRAGRRAGILYTPTLWMGYSPQHLKGPGEGTGTITLRVETYLNLIYDIGRSLIHHGFRRLVFVNGHGSNIKVIDPVLRKLRNETGALIVYYKPYAERYLGMLQDVLEGSVEETPGWHAGELETSQCLCHNPALVRMERAQKSRAHAPEWLGRAWTKKDGMPDIEFQGYRYFDMPFEHGEFTETGVMGNPHRAAAYKGEIAFNRFANHLIDAVHELEKVKVTMRNVDWTSGKTMGGTA
- a CDS encoding Tm-1-like ATP-binding domain-containing protein is translated as MATVLVVGTMDTKGRESAYLADRLRAHGCDALVMDVGILGEADAIACDIPRQEVAREGGTTLEALRIAGTRGKAVDGMRTGARAVARRLCGENRIHGALALGGAEGAVLAAAVMQELPLGMPKTIVSPIASGQRTFGPFVGTSDIAVMHSVVDILGLNRIARSVFDTAAAGTAGAATAYELGLAQRDREPRRRQIGATMLGNTTSPLMRMRQSLEERCGDLVIFHANGVGGAALEQHVDRGDLDGVLDYTLSEIIGHIAGGFHDAGPGRLEAAGRRGIPQLVVPACVDFLVCGPRDTLPARWHGRPTYYHNPEFTLVRATEDEQLEAARQIASKLGAARGRVAILVPTRGLSIPNCERGPDGRPGPFWAPAIDERFRRTLIERLDPRVELREVDAHVNDDVFVHAVHETACDLFSKAT